From the Deinococcus aestuarii genome, the window GCGTTGTCCTCAGGGCGCCCGTTTTTCGATTGGAAGGACGGTGCATGGAAGTGAGTCGTGTCGTGGCGGTGTCCCGCCCGGGTGCGGGAGCGTGGCTCTCCCGGCTGGCCTGGGCGGCCCTGGCGTACAACGTGCTGGTGATCCTCTGGGGCGCGGTCGTGCGCATCACGGGGGCGGGAGCGGGCTGCGGCGACCACTGGCCGCTGTGCAACGGCGTGGTCGTGCCCCAGAGCCCGGCCCTCCACACGGTCATCGAATTCAGCCACCGCCTCACGAGCGGCCTGAGCGGCGTGCTCGCGCTCGCCCTCGCCGGGCTGGCCTTTCTGGTGACCCCCAGGGGCCACCCCGTGCGGCTGGGGGCGCTCCTCAGCCTCGGCCTGATCGTGCTGGAGGGGCTCGTCGGCGGCGTGCAGGTCCTCCTCGGGCTGACGGCGGACTCCACCGACCCGGCGCGCGGGTTCGTGCAGGGCGTCCACCTCGCCAACACCTTCTTGCTGCTGGGAGCCCTGCTTCTCACCGCCTTCTGGGCGTCGGGCGGGCCAAGGCTGCGGCTGCGGGGCCAGGGCCGCACCCTCGGCCTGACCGCGCTCGGGTTGGGCCTGACCCTGGTCCTCGGCATGGCGGGGGCGGTGACGGCGCTCGGCGACCTGCTCTTCGCGCCCGCGCCCGGCACGCCCCTCGACACGGTGCGGCGCGACTTCGGGGCCACCGCGGGGCTGATCGAGAACCTGCGGGTGATCCACCCCCTGCTCGCCGTGCTCACGAGCGCGTACCTGATCTGGATGGTGGGGGCGCTGCGCCGCTTGCGGCCCTCGCCGGAGGTGGGCCGCTGGGGCCTCGCGCTCGTCGGCCTCATCGGCGTGCAGATGCTGGCGGGTTTCCTGAACGTGGCCCTCAAGGCCCCGGCCTGGATGCAGCTCACCCACCTGCTGCTGGCGTGCGGGATGTGGCTCGTGACGGTGACGCTGGCGTACCGCGCCCTGAGTGCCCCGGCGGCTCAGTCGAGCCGGGTGCCCGCCCGGGCAGGAGTGAACGTATGACGACGGAACCCATTCTCCGGGGCGATATCCTCTCCCCCGTGACCGAGGCCCCGCGCGCGACCTGGCGCGACTACCTGGCGCTGACCAAACCCAAGGTCATCAGCCTGCTGCTGTGGACCACCCTCACCGCGATGGTGATGGCGGCGCGCGGCTGGCCG encodes:
- a CDS encoding COX15/CtaA family protein, whose product is MEVSRVVAVSRPGAGAWLSRLAWAALAYNVLVILWGAVVRITGAGAGCGDHWPLCNGVVVPQSPALHTVIEFSHRLTSGLSGVLALALAGLAFLVTPRGHPVRLGALLSLGLIVLEGLVGGVQVLLGLTADSTDPARGFVQGVHLANTFLLLGALLLTAFWASGGPRLRLRGQGRTLGLTALGLGLTLVLGMAGAVTALGDLLFAPAPGTPLDTVRRDFGATAGLIENLRVIHPLLAVLTSAYLIWMVGALRRLRPSPEVGRWGLALVGLIGVQMLAGFLNVALKAPAWMQLTHLLLACGMWLVTVTLAYRALSAPAAQSSRVPARAGVNV